The following proteins are co-located in the Gloeocapsa sp. PCC 7428 genome:
- a CDS encoding pentapeptide repeat-containing protein — protein MDTDKLLTKYAAGERNFSGENLRSADLTRATLNAADLSEAILSEAILTQAELSEANLSRTILTKADLTEAVLAGAKLTGAILTEAELSRVNLYDAFMLGVNLTGANVTEGNLGGANLSQGNLSGVNLSGANLAQANLKGANLTEANLSKADLTEADLSGADLSGATLSGVILSDANLSDAILSRAILTLAVLQGANLSGAVLSGVNLTEVNLEGANLSNAVLTSVNLTEVDLSQTNLSGATMPDGSTYE, from the coding sequence ACAAAGTATGCAGCTGGGGAAAGAAACTTTAGTGGCGAAAACTTGCGCTCCGCTGATTTAACACGCGCAACACTCAATGCAGCCGACTTAAGTGAAGCGATTTTAAGCGAAGCAATTTTAACTCAAGCTGAATTGAGCGAAGCAAACCTCAGCCGCACAATTTTGACAAAAGCCGACTTAACCGAAGCTGTGTTAGCCGGAGCTAAACTAACTGGCGCAATTTTAACCGAAGCAGAACTTAGCCGCGTCAATTTATACGATGCTTTTATGCTGGGTGTGAACTTGACGGGAGCGAATGTAACAGAAGGTAACTTGGGTGGGGCTAACTTAAGCCAGGGAAATCTGAGTGGCGTGAATTTGAGTGGCGCAAACTTAGCTCAAGCAAACTTGAAAGGAGCCAACTTAACCGAGGCAAACTTAAGTAAAGCAGATTTAACGGAAGCCGATTTAAGTGGCGCAGATTTGAGTGGTGCGACTTTGAGTGGTGTGATTTTGAGTGATGCTAACTTAAGTGATGCAATTCTCAGTCGCGCAATTCTAACTCTCGCAGTCTTGCAAGGAGCAAATCTGAGTGGTGCTGTGTTGAGTGGCGTCAATTTAACCGAAGTCAACTTAGAAGGCGCAAACCTAAGTAACGCTGTCCTAACAAGTGTGAACCTCACTGAGGTAGACTTGAGTCAAACAAATTTAAGTGGAGCAACCATGCCTGATGGTAGCACCTATGAGTAA
- a CDS encoding L-lactate dehydrogenase, which translates to MVFDNLFTSSSEEKFSPIVRQPRKGVIIGAGQVGMACAYSLLIQNLLDEMIIVDVNQHKLEGEVMDLNHGLPFVEPTLIRAGTLADGENADIVIITAGAKQKPGESRLDLVNRNVEIFQNLIPEVVKFCSTAILLIVTNPVDIMTYVCRKISGLPSSSVIGSGTVLDTARFRYLLAEKLQLDPRSLHAYIIGEHGDSEVAVWSKVNISGMHLLDENYEPGKPIEPQLQEIFAQVKNAAYEIIQRKGATSYAIGLAVAQIVQSILRNQNRVLTVSSLINGIHGINDVCLSLPAVVNREGVTRVLNLALNSTELEQLQHSGKVLRQTIEQLDI; encoded by the coding sequence ATGGTTTTTGACAACTTATTTACATCCTCATCAGAAGAAAAATTTTCGCCGATTGTTCGCCAACCTCGTAAAGGAGTCATTATTGGTGCAGGTCAAGTAGGGATGGCTTGTGCTTATTCTCTACTTATTCAAAATCTCCTCGATGAAATGATTATCGTTGATGTCAATCAGCATAAATTAGAAGGGGAAGTCATGGATTTAAATCATGGATTACCTTTTGTTGAACCAACACTCATTAGAGCGGGAACTTTAGCTGATGGTGAGAATGCAGATATTGTGATTATCACGGCTGGAGCCAAGCAAAAGCCAGGAGAATCTCGCTTAGATTTAGTGAATAGAAATGTAGAAATTTTTCAAAACTTAATTCCAGAAGTTGTTAAATTCTGTTCCACAGCAATTTTGCTGATTGTTACCAATCCAGTAGACATTATGACGTATGTCTGTCGCAAAATTTCTGGGCTACCTAGTTCTAGTGTGATTGGTTCGGGAACCGTTTTAGATACGGCGCGTTTTCGCTACTTGTTAGCTGAAAAGTTACAACTTGATCCGCGTAGTTTACACGCTTATATTATTGGCGAACACGGTGACAGCGAAGTTGCAGTTTGGAGTAAGGTCAATATATCGGGAATGCATCTTCTTGATGAAAATTATGAACCAGGTAAACCAATCGAGCCACAGCTACAAGAAATTTTTGCACAAGTCAAGAACGCTGCTTACGAAATAATCCAGCGTAAAGGCGCAACTTCCTACGCGATTGGTTTAGCAGTAGCCCAAATTGTACAGTCAATCTTACGCAATCAAAACCGAGTTTTAACTGTCAGCAGTTTGATTAACGGTATTCATGGTATCAATGATGTGTGTTTGAGTTTACCTGCGGTAGTTAACCGCGAGGGCGTAACGAGGGTTCTGAATCTGGCGTTAAATTCAACTGAACTAGAGCAATTACAACATTCGGGTAAAGTTCTTCGCCAGACTATTGAGCAGCTAGATATTTGA
- a CDS encoding NAD(P)/FAD-dependent oxidoreductase → MESFDFVILGAGLGGLSAAACLTRQGHQVAVLEKHYLPGGCCHTFDYGEYSFCADVHYISQCASGQAIAQFLNYIERDVEFNSLDPDCIDRVITPEADFKIPLGWENLRSRLVATFPEETDAINRYCDAIKQLHQEMHSLVREVSWFDQKWSDWLKLPKYWNLFTKRNWTLQDLYNRVGLSPKLQAILAGQSGDYALPPNEIALLTHTALVWDYSEGAYYPKHHFKHFVETIVEAIKAGGGVVQLSTPVEHIEVKQRQVQSVTAGGKTYQASVAYISDLDPKLTVQLMHNTHALSQQELKRLTGYEYSASAFNIYLGLDSRFDPQRYGIGNWNIWYYPNSDLNQAYQQQLLGNLHHPWIFLSCPTMKSHEPGMAPHGHHVLEIATVCPYEPFKQLHDDPKAYKAKKREVYQQIMASVRDLIPDVDTYARMKVPGTPTTSEYYLGQPQGNIYGAKLTPRQVGLNRLGYHTELPNLFLVGASAGYPSVPGVIGNGMDVVELLTGQSVWNHQKAIASEELVYQ, encoded by the coding sequence ATGGAAAGCTTCGATTTTGTGATTCTGGGAGCAGGATTAGGTGGACTTTCAGCAGCAGCGTGTTTAACTCGGCAAGGACATCAAGTAGCAGTACTAGAAAAACACTACTTACCTGGTGGATGCTGCCATACCTTCGATTACGGCGAATATAGCTTTTGTGCTGACGTACACTATATTTCACAATGCGCTTCAGGACAAGCGATCGCGCAGTTTCTCAATTACATTGAACGCGATGTCGAATTTAACTCGCTCGATCCTGACTGTATTGACCGAGTGATTACACCCGAAGCTGATTTTAAAATTCCTTTAGGATGGGAGAACTTGCGATCGCGCCTTGTAGCAACTTTTCCCGAAGAAACGGACGCGATCAACCGTTATTGCGATGCCATTAAACAATTACATCAAGAAATGCACAGTTTAGTGCGCGAGGTCAGTTGGTTCGATCAAAAATGGTCTGATTGGTTAAAACTACCGAAATACTGGAACTTATTTACTAAGCGTAATTGGACGCTACAAGACCTCTACAATCGCGTCGGGCTATCGCCAAAGCTGCAAGCTATCTTAGCAGGTCAAAGTGGCGATTATGCCCTTCCACCGAATGAAATCGCCTTGCTAACGCATACTGCGCTTGTTTGGGACTATTCTGAAGGTGCTTATTATCCGAAGCATCACTTCAAGCACTTTGTAGAAACGATTGTTGAAGCTATCAAAGCAGGCGGTGGTGTTGTGCAATTATCCACTCCAGTCGAACACATTGAAGTCAAACAGCGCCAAGTGCAAAGCGTCACTGCTGGAGGGAAAACTTATCAAGCAAGTGTTGCTTACATTAGCGACCTTGACCCAAAACTAACGGTACAGTTGATGCATAACACCCATGCATTAAGTCAGCAAGAATTGAAGCGTCTGACAGGTTATGAATATTCAGCCAGTGCTTTCAACATTTACTTAGGTTTAGATTCCAGGTTTGACCCGCAAAGATATGGCATTGGCAACTGGAATATTTGGTATTACCCTAACAGCGACCTCAATCAAGCGTATCAACAACAATTATTAGGTAACTTGCATCATCCTTGGATTTTCCTCTCTTGTCCTACAATGAAATCGCATGAACCAGGAATGGCTCCTCACGGTCATCATGTTTTAGAAATTGCGACTGTTTGTCCTTATGAGCCATTTAAACAGTTGCATGATGATCCAAAAGCTTACAAAGCCAAAAAGCGCGAAGTTTATCAGCAGATCATGGCAAGTGTGCGCGATTTGATTCCGGATGTTGATACTTACGCTCGGATGAAAGTTCCTGGTACTCCGACAACGAGTGAATATTATTTAGGACAACCGCAGGGGAATATCTATGGTGCAAAGCTTACACCAAGGCAGGTAGGCTTAAATCGTCTGGGATATCACACCGAATTGCCAAATCTTTTCTTAGTGGGAGCTAGTGCAGGCTATCCCAGTGTACCTGGCGTGATTGGTAATGGCATGGATGTGGTGGAACTGCTGACAGGGCAATCTGTCTGGAATCATCAAAAGGCGATCGCATCCGAGGAGTTAGTGTACCAATAA